A single window of Nicotiana sylvestris chromosome 3, ASM39365v2, whole genome shotgun sequence DNA harbors:
- the LOC104247071 gene encoding plastid division protein PDV1 produces MKWEMEVYEIEAVLEKIWDLHDKLSDAIHSVSRAHFLNSVKSRSKSDDNFYNHRSKKKPDLNSDENPNNGDQVKTGYVFVKEFRVDDDDNAVHEAKSLNAIRTALEHLEDQLEFFHTVQNQQRAERDAALARLEQSRIILAMRLAEHQGKNYKFIEEALSLVGDVRNASQFVSPENLYGPTSNPPGENFMRQKGKRSNALFNILFSSFNFIRKSLRVDQVGGILGNAALVAISMLALMHLQQAGSKEKYLLDLPLGQDVGYNRNMRKVSQLEGSSSGLNLDVLSARG; encoded by the exons ATGAAATGGGAAATGGAGGTGTATGAAATCGAAGCTGTGCTCGAGAAAATCTGGGATTTACACGATAAGCTCAGCGATGCTATTCACTCCGTTTCTCGAGCTCACTTCCTCAATTCCGTTAAGTCTCGTTCTAAGTCCGATGACAACTTCTACAATCACCGGTCTAAGAAGAAACCCGACCTAAATTCCGATGAAAACCCTAACAATGGAGATCAGGTGAAAACCGGCTATGTTTTCGTTAAGGAGTTCCGTGTTGACGATGATGATAACGCCGTTCATGAGGCTAAGAGTCTCAACGCTATTCGTACCGCTCTTGAACACCTTGAGGACCAGCTCGAGTTCTTCCAT ACCGTGCAAAATCAGCAACGTGCAGAAAGGGATGCTGCACTTGCTCGCTTAGAGCAAAGCCGAATTATACTTGCAATGCGATTGGCTGAACATCAGGGTAAGAACTATAAATTCATTGAAGAAGCTCTATCTTTGGTGGGAGACGTCCGTAATGCCAGTCAGTTTGTTTCTCCTGAAAATCTTTATGGTCCTACTTCAAACCCCCCAGGTGAGAATTTCATGCGACAGAAGGGGAAGAGATCAAATGCTCTATTCAATATACTCTTCtctagttttaatttcattaggAAGTCTCTTAGAGTGGATCAAGTGGGTGGAATTTTGGGAAACGCGGCCCTTGTTGCAATCAGCATGCTTGCACTGATGCATCTGCAGCAAGCTGGTAGCAAGGAAAAATACCTTTTGGACCTCCCATTAGGACAAGATGTCGGCTACAACAGAAATATGAGAAAAGTTTCTCAGCTTGAGGGGTCATCTTCCGGTCTAAATTTGGATGTTTTGTCAGCCAGGGGCTGA